A part of uncultured Fibrobacter sp. genomic DNA contains:
- a CDS encoding phosphomannomutase, whose amino-acid sequence MENITQIWKKIQSPEFNPATDMGLVEQVKQVALTSQEPAKVSFGTSGWRGEIGSEFTLRNLQVVGAAIVRLYKEATPELFEALGVKDFAELQKRGVVVGHDNRLLGHEFCEAVADQFAKAGVKVYYGGEMPTPEFSACIEMLGAACSINMTPSHNPSHYNGIKFNPADGGPAGPEITNVITKLSNEMMATWKFEPVGKVDWELIDSLKIYKEFLVKQGTIKFDRIKDFIKKGRLTLVCDHVHGSTRRRPAALLDNPECLITLRNEDDSLFGGIAPEPSSKNLEKVRKVLDESKSWFRLGAIFDPDGDRIRFYDGTREIDMNQFGAIAFHYMATWRKEQGCVAKSVATSNFVNIIAEKLGVPVMETPVGFKNFRPWLSRNAKQKALVAFEESDGISGLNNTLEKDAQFGLLIALEIMAVTGKNLGEYLDALYEEYGRFYPTRSGFEVDKSLVGAPLKAKVDAIATIAQPGAKVMVGNNEKTVKQLLTLDGVKVIFDDDSWMLVRPSGTEPKVRIYTECRNPDEKDPMFEAAKALFFKN is encoded by the coding sequence ATGGAAAACATTACCCAGATTTGGAAAAAGATTCAGTCCCCCGAATTCAACCCGGCTACCGATATGGGCCTGGTCGAACAGGTGAAACAGGTCGCCCTGACCTCCCAGGAACCCGCCAAGGTTAGCTTTGGTACGTCCGGTTGGCGCGGCGAAATCGGTTCTGAATTCACCCTCCGCAATCTGCAGGTCGTGGGTGCCGCTATCGTGCGCCTCTATAAGGAAGCCACACCGGAACTTTTCGAAGCTCTCGGCGTGAAGGATTTTGCCGAACTCCAGAAGCGCGGCGTGGTCGTGGGTCACGACAACCGTTTGCTCGGTCACGAATTCTGCGAAGCTGTGGCAGACCAGTTCGCCAAGGCCGGCGTGAAGGTCTACTACGGTGGCGAAATGCCGACTCCGGAATTCAGCGCCTGCATCGAAATGCTCGGTGCCGCCTGCTCCATCAACATGACTCCGAGCCACAACCCGAGCCACTACAACGGTATCAAGTTCAACCCGGCTGACGGCGGTCCTGCCGGTCCGGAAATCACGAACGTGATCACCAAGCTCAGCAACGAAATGATGGCCACCTGGAAGTTTGAACCGGTGGGCAAGGTCGACTGGGAATTGATCGACTCCCTCAAGATTTACAAGGAATTCTTGGTCAAGCAGGGCACCATCAAGTTCGACCGCATCAAGGACTTCATCAAGAAGGGGCGCCTGACTCTCGTGTGCGACCACGTGCATGGTTCTACCCGTCGCCGTCCGGCCGCTCTCCTCGACAATCCGGAATGCCTGATTACGCTCCGTAACGAAGACGACTCCCTGTTCGGCGGTATCGCTCCGGAACCGTCCAGCAAGAACCTCGAAAAGGTCCGCAAGGTCCTCGACGAAAGCAAGAGCTGGTTCCGCCTGGGCGCAATCTTCGACCCGGATGGTGACCGTATCCGTTTCTACGACGGCACCCGCGAAATCGATATGAACCAGTTCGGTGCTATCGCTTTCCACTACATGGCTACCTGGCGCAAGGAACAGGGCTGCGTGGCTAAGTCCGTCGCTACTTCTAACTTTGTGAACATCATTGCCGAAAAGCTCGGCGTGCCTGTGATGGAAACTCCGGTGGGCTTCAAGAACTTCCGCCCCTGGCTCTCCCGCAACGCCAAGCAGAAGGCTCTCGTGGCTTTCGAAGAATCCGACGGTATTTCCGGCCTGAACAACACGCTTGAAAAGGATGCCCAGTTCGGCCTCCTCATCGCTCTTGAAATCATGGCTGTCACCGGCAAGAACCTCGGTGAATACCTGGATGCCCTGTACGAAGAATATGGCCGCTTCTACCCGACCCGTTCCGGTTTCGAAGTGGACAAGTCCCTCGTTGGCGCTCCGCTCAAGGCCAAGGTTGACGCTATCGCCACGATCGCCCAGCCGGGTGCAAAGGTCATGGTCGGTAACAACGAAAAGACCGTGAAGCAGCTCCTCACGCTCGACGGCGTGAAGGTGATCTTCGACGATGACTCCTGGATGCTGGTGCGTCCGTCCGGTACCGAACCGAAGGTTCGTATCTATACGGAATGCCGCAACCCGGATGAAAAGGACCCGATGTTCGAGGCTGCCAAGGCTCTGTTCTTTAAGAATTAA